The genomic DNA CCTTGCACCCTGATGAGCATGATGAGCAATAACCTGATGCCATCCGCCTGTGAGACCGACGTTGCAGGACTGGTCGGAATGTACGCCATGGTGTTGGCGACAGGAAAGCCCAGCGCCATCGTGGATTGGAACAACAACTACGGGGACGACCCGGACAAGGCTGTCATCTTCCATTGCTCCAATCTGCCCAAAGACATCTTCGCCCAGGAAGGGATCGCCGCCGAGGACATCCCGGTCATGGACTACCAGGCCATCATCGCCGGCACGGTGGGCAAGGAGAATACCTACGGGACGATCGTCGGGCGCGTTCGGGAGACTCCCTTCACCTACTGCCGCGTGTCACCCGATGATCTGAACGGAAGCCTCCGGGCATACTTCGGGGAGGGCCGCCTGACCAACGATCCTCTGCGGACCTTCGGCGGCTACGGAGTCGTCCACATCGACCACCTACAAAGGTTGTTGACGTACATCTGCGAGCAAGGCTTCGAGCACCATGTGGCGCTTAGCCCTTCGCTCTGCGCTTCGATCCTGCAAGAGGGCCTTGGCAAGTACATGAGTTGGGACCTCTACCATCACAGGGGAAGCGAGAATGCCCGCTAACGCGGCCAAGGCCGCCCGGGCAGGTCGTGGAGGAGTCTCCGGATGAAGTACGCCATCGGTGTGGACTTTGGCACGGAGTCCGGGAGGGCGGTTCTGGTCGAAGTCGGCACCGGGCATGAGGTGGCGACGGCAGTGTATCCCTATTCAAACGGAGTCATCGACGAAAGGCTCCCGGAGACGGCGCTCCCACTTGCGCCCGACTGGGCCCTGCAGGACCCTGAGGATTACCTCCGTACGTTCCAGATCACAATCCCGCGCGTGCTGCAGGACGCCGGAGTGTCCCCCCCGGACGTCATCGGTGTCGGGATCGACTTCACCGCCTGCACGATGCTCCCAGTCCGGTCGGACGGAACGCCCCTGTGCATGCTCCCGCAGTGGCGCGGCGAGCCGCACGCCTGGGTGAAGCTCTGGAAGCACCATGCCGCCCAGCCCGAGGCAGACAAGATCAACCGAGTGGCCCGGGAGACGGGGCAAGCCTGGCTCGACCGCTACGGCGGCAAGATTTCTTCGGAGTGGTTCTTCGCCAAAGCCCTGCAGATTCTGAATGAGTCTCCCCAGATCTACGCCGCGGCAGATCGGCTGATCGAGGCGGCGGACTGGGTAGTCTGGCAGCTGACGGGGGTTGAGACCCGCAACTCATGCACCGCCGGCTACAAGGCTCTCTGGTCCAAGCGGGAAGGTTTCCCTCCACAGGATTACTTTGGAGCCCTCCACCCCGAGTTCGCCGGTGTCGTGGACACGAAGATGTCCCCGGACATTCGCCCCGTGGGGGAGAAGGCTGGAGGCCTGACGCAACAAGCCGCTGCCTGGACGGGCTTGATGCCTGGGACCGCAGTGGCAATCGCCAATGTGGACGCCCATGTGGCCGTCCCGGCCGCGACGGTTACGGACGTTGGCCGGATGGTCATGATCATGGGCACCTCCATCTGTCACATGGTTCTGGGACGGGAAGAGCACCTCGTCCCAGGCATGTGCGGGTGCGTGGAAGACGGGATCATCCCAGGCTTCTTTGGCTACGAAGCGGGTCAGTCTTGCGTGGGAGACCATTTCGCATGGTTCGTGGAGAACTGCGTTCCGGCTCGAATCGAGCGAGAGGCTGCCGAACAAGGGATCGATATCCATACCTGGCTTGAACGCAAGGCCGCAGCCCTCCTGCCGGGGGAAAGCGGGCTTCTGGCTCTCGATTGGTGGAATGGCAATCGGTCGGTGCTGGTCGACGCGGATCTGGCAGGCGTGCTTCTCGGCGCCACGCTCGCCACCAGGCCGGAGGAGATCTACCGGGCACTGATCGAAGCCACGGCGTTTGGCACGCGCGTGATCGTCGAGACCTTCCAGCAGAACGGCGTCCCGATTCACGAGCTGGTGGCTTGCGGTGGATTGCCGGAGAAGAACAAGCTGCTGATGCAGATCTTCGCCGATGTCACCGGCCTGCCCATCAAGGTCAGCTCCTCGACGCAGACACCCGCCCTGGGCTCGGCCATGTTCGGCGCCGTGGCAGCCGGAGCACGCTCGGGTGGCTACGACACGATCTATGAGGCGGCGAAGCACATGGCTCGCCTGAAGGACGAGGCCTTCGTACCTGACCCGAATCACCACACAGCCTACAGTGAACTGTTCACGGAGTACCTGCGGTTGCACGATCACTTCGGACGCGGCGAGAACGATGTTCTCAAGCGGCTGAAGCACTGGCGGGCCGACGCGCGCAGCCGAGCGGGGGTCGTCCATGCTTGAGGCCCTGCGGGAAGACCTGTGCCGGCTGCACCTGGAGCTGCCCAAGAACGGCCTGGTCACCTGGACGAGCGGTAACATCAGCGCCCGCGATTCAGCCACAGGACTGGTAGTGATCAAGCCGTCGGGGCTACGTTATGAGGACCTTCGTCCCGAGCACATGGTAGTTGTCGATCTCGAAGGCCAGCTGCAGGAATCGGGTTTGCAGCCCTCCTCGGATACGGCCAGCCACTTGTACATCTACCGGCAGCGCGCCGACGTCGGTGGCATCGTCCACACCCATTCCCCCTATGCCACAGCGTTCGCCGCCAATTACCGCTCAATCCCGGTCTACCTGACGGCTCACGCCGACGAGTTTGGCGGCCCAATCCCCTGCGGGGGGTTCGCGCCCATTGGAGGGGAAGAGATCGGCCGGGTCGTGGTGGAAAGCATCGGCACATCCTGCGCGGTCCTGCTCAAGAACCACGGCGTGTTCACCGTGGGCCCGACGGCGGAGGCGGCCGTCAAGGCCGCGGTCATGGTCGAGGATGTCGCCCGAACCGCATGGCTCGCGCTGCAATTGGGCCATCCGGAGGAAATCCCCGCGGAGACCGTGACAGCCCTGCATCGCCGCTACAAGGATTACTACGGACAGAAGTAAGGAAGCCCAATTGACAGAAGGCGCGGCCTAGGCGGAGATCACTGGCTAGTCCGAAACAGGAGCCAAGGACAGAGGGGGTCTTGCAGTGACGGCCCTCGCACGTAGCCACACCACGGCTGCCGGAGGAGCCGCAGACGAAGCAAGCGCGTAGCCTTTCATGCCTGGGACTGCCCCACCTGCGCCGCCTTCTCCAAGATTCCTGCTTTCAGTTCCATGAACCTCCCCACCAGGGCATCCAGTTCGTTTCGCGCCGATGGCTCGAAAGAATATTGCAGGTAGGTGTCACCACGCAGCTGGACGCCAAGAGCCGTCAGACGATGATGGCCCACC from Anaerolineales bacterium includes the following:
- the araB gene encoding ribulokinase, encoding MKYAIGVDFGTESGRAVLVEVGTGHEVATAVYPYSNGVIDERLPETALPLAPDWALQDPEDYLRTFQITIPRVLQDAGVSPPDVIGVGIDFTACTMLPVRSDGTPLCMLPQWRGEPHAWVKLWKHHAAQPEADKINRVARETGQAWLDRYGGKISSEWFFAKALQILNESPQIYAAADRLIEAADWVVWQLTGVETRNSCTAGYKALWSKREGFPPQDYFGALHPEFAGVVDTKMSPDIRPVGEKAGGLTQQAAAWTGLMPGTAVAIANVDAHVAVPAATVTDVGRMVMIMGTSICHMVLGREEHLVPGMCGCVEDGIIPGFFGYEAGQSCVGDHFAWFVENCVPARIEREAAEQGIDIHTWLERKAAALLPGESGLLALDWWNGNRSVLVDADLAGVLLGATLATRPEEIYRALIEATAFGTRVIVETFQQNGVPIHELVACGGLPEKNKLLMQIFADVTGLPIKVSSSTQTPALGSAMFGAVAAGARSGGYDTIYEAAKHMARLKDEAFVPDPNHHTAYSELFTEYLRLHDHFGRGENDVLKRLKHWRADARSRAGVVHA
- a CDS encoding L-ribulose-5-phosphate 4-epimerase gives rise to the protein MLEALREDLCRLHLELPKNGLVTWTSGNISARDSATGLVVIKPSGLRYEDLRPEHMVVVDLEGQLQESGLQPSSDTASHLYIYRQRADVGGIVHTHSPYATAFAANYRSIPVYLTAHADEFGGPIPCGGFAPIGGEEIGRVVVESIGTSCAVLLKNHGVFTVGPTAEAAVKAAVMVEDVARTAWLALQLGHPEEIPAETVTALHRRYKDYYGQK